Proteins co-encoded in one Prescottella sp. R16 genomic window:
- a CDS encoding cysteine protease StiP family protein, whose product MTSITVATPPLTGPEFGSYATDEVTWLLKDLSALDLEADVAAREKAIQAGTAHYAESLPVEYQPDAAYRELFETALADSAPRLAHAVGAVTELLLAERGPDRTLVSLARAGTPIGVLVRRWAHRFHGQAWPHYTISIVRDRGIDTVALDHITARHDPDSVVFVDGWTGKGAITRELTAALDAYADAGGPRLSDDLAVLADPGHCVRTYGTRDDFLVASACLNSTVSGLVSRTVLNDRYIGAGEFHGAKFYRDLADQDVSNRLLDTVTAEFDAVHDAAVASARTILAGDRTPSWSGWASVDRVRDEYGIGSVNFVKPGVGETTRVLLRRIPWKVLVRDADAPEHAHIRLLAGARGVPVETVPDLAYSCMGLIKEQP is encoded by the coding sequence ATGACATCCATCACCGTCGCGACACCGCCGCTGACCGGCCCCGAATTCGGTTCCTACGCCACCGACGAGGTCACCTGGTTGCTCAAGGACCTCTCCGCACTCGACCTCGAGGCCGACGTCGCCGCCCGCGAGAAGGCCATCCAGGCCGGGACCGCGCACTACGCCGAATCGCTGCCCGTCGAGTATCAGCCGGATGCCGCCTACCGGGAGCTGTTCGAGACCGCGCTGGCCGACTCCGCACCCCGCCTGGCGCACGCGGTGGGCGCCGTCACCGAACTGTTGCTCGCCGAACGCGGGCCGGACCGGACCCTGGTCTCCCTGGCCCGTGCCGGCACCCCGATCGGGGTGCTCGTCCGCCGCTGGGCGCACCGGTTCCACGGACAGGCGTGGCCGCACTACACGATCTCGATCGTCCGGGACCGCGGCATCGACACCGTCGCCCTCGACCACATCACCGCCCGACACGACCCGGACTCGGTGGTGTTCGTCGACGGCTGGACCGGCAAGGGCGCCATCACCCGTGAGCTCACCGCCGCATTGGACGCCTATGCGGACGCCGGTGGTCCGCGGCTGTCCGACGATCTCGCCGTCCTCGCCGACCCCGGCCACTGCGTGCGCACCTACGGCACCCGCGACGATTTCCTCGTCGCGTCGGCGTGCCTCAACTCGACCGTCTCCGGGCTGGTGTCCCGCACGGTCCTCAACGACCGGTACATCGGCGCAGGGGAGTTCCACGGCGCGAAGTTCTACCGGGATCTCGCCGACCAGGACGTGTCGAACCGGTTGCTGGACACCGTCACCGCCGAGTTCGACGCGGTCCACGACGCCGCGGTCGCGTCGGCCCGCACGATCCTGGCGGGGGACCGGACGCCGTCGTGGTCGGGGTGGGCGTCGGTCGACCGGGTCCGCGACGAGTACGGCATCGGGTCGGTGAACTTCGTCAAACCCGGTGTCGGGGAAACCACCCGGGTGCTGCTGCGGCGGATCCCGTGGAAGGTGCTCGTCCGGGACGCCGACGCCCCCGAACACGCCCACATCCGGTTGCTCGCCGGCGCCCGCGGTGTCCCCGTCGAGACGGTGCCCGACCTCGCCTACTCGTGCATGGGCCTGATCAAGGAACAGCCGTGA
- a CDS encoding TerD family protein: MSQQLTKGQNAPVQAETIVVSVALSAPADVSALLLTDAGTVRTDADFVFYNQPAGPGVQLVTGPNGATLQIDTGRIPADIDKVRAVVTLDNPGATFGQFPAPTARVADATGNPLYEYVIDGLSSESVVIALEVYRRQGAWKVRAVGQGYAGGFADLVTDHGITVDDAPAPAAPAPAAPAPAAPASPPPPPPPAPAAPAAPPVPPQPTEINLTKGRPVSLAKGQKVNLRKDGGVDLTMVRMGLGWDPVEKRGMFGSRAVDIDLDASAILFADDQIVDVCYYGQLRSKDGSIMHRGDNLTGAGDGDDEVVDVDLTRIPPYVTTIVFIVTSYKGQTFEQVQNAFCRLIDATTNSELARYTLHGGMPFTGMVMAKVFRGPDGWKLQAIGDGIQAKHPGEAAPQLAPFVRV; encoded by the coding sequence GTGTCCCAACAGCTGACCAAAGGTCAGAACGCCCCCGTGCAGGCCGAGACGATCGTCGTCTCGGTGGCCCTTTCGGCACCGGCCGACGTGTCCGCGCTGCTCCTCACCGACGCCGGCACGGTGCGCACCGACGCCGACTTCGTGTTCTACAACCAGCCCGCCGGACCCGGTGTGCAGTTGGTGACCGGCCCGAACGGCGCGACCCTGCAGATCGACACCGGCCGGATCCCCGCCGACATCGACAAGGTTCGTGCGGTCGTCACCCTCGACAACCCGGGCGCCACGTTCGGGCAGTTCCCGGCGCCGACCGCCCGCGTCGCCGACGCCACCGGAAACCCGCTGTACGAGTACGTGATCGACGGCCTGTCGAGCGAGTCCGTCGTCATCGCTCTCGAGGTGTACCGCCGTCAGGGGGCGTGGAAGGTGCGGGCCGTCGGACAGGGTTATGCCGGGGGCTTCGCGGACCTGGTCACCGACCACGGCATCACCGTCGACGACGCACCCGCCCCGGCGGCACCCGCCCCGGCGGCACCCGCCCCGGCGGCGCCCGCATCGCCGCCCCCGCCCCCGCCGCCGGCGCCGGCCGCACCGGCCGCGCCGCCCGTTCCGCCGCAGCCGACGGAGATCAACCTCACCAAGGGACGTCCCGTCAGCCTCGCCAAGGGCCAGAAGGTCAACCTCCGCAAGGACGGCGGGGTCGACCTGACCATGGTGCGGATGGGTCTCGGCTGGGATCCGGTCGAGAAGCGGGGCATGTTCGGCAGCCGGGCCGTCGACATCGACCTCGACGCGTCGGCGATCCTGTTCGCCGACGACCAGATCGTCGACGTCTGCTACTACGGGCAGCTGCGGTCCAAGGACGGCTCGATCATGCACCGGGGCGACAACCTCACCGGTGCCGGCGACGGTGACGACGAGGTCGTCGACGTCGACCTCACCCGCATCCCGCCGTACGTCACCACGATCGTCTTCATCGTCACGTCCTACAAGGGACAGACGTTCGAGCAGGTCCAGAACGCGTTCTGCCGCCTGATCGACGCCACCACGAACAGTGAGCTCGCCCGCTACACCCTCCACGGCGGCATGCCGTTCACCGGCATGGTCATGGCCAAGGTGTTCCGTGGACCCGACGGCTGGAAGCTGCAGGCGATCGGCGACGGCATCCAGGCCAAGCATCCCGGCGAGGCCGCACCGCAGCTCGCGCCGTTCGTCCGCGTCTGA
- a CDS encoding TerD family protein — translation MHLTRGQNTVLPTTAVRFTVGGGLPVDVSALVVDADLQALSSESFVFYNQPHTGGVRMGAGGVDIDLDAVRPDAHAVLCIVSVDPLAATGTVFTAVVAALHDRAGRLVAGFDIDCRAGETAVICWELYRRAGQWKIRAVGQGYADGLAGLITRHGVDVDDDPAPAPQATVPDTGAPGPVEPFDPNHTVERFGMILEDAARSAGALIEARRFAEARLDHELSVAVADPAARTGPAAQQARTVAQQRHDTVVDDAQARYRHDSDQLAAELDAIAPLLPRSCADWAAPAWSATPAPYGPANGIRIGELSAPGCGPLRVPLVLPFPLGRPLRIVGADTAATASVTAAAILRILAADPAVVLDVVDLTGHLRAVTTGVAHRVGATVTRPDSIGSFLESAAAAAELALLDGAGGSAATPRLIVLGHFPYGYDQRQLPAIAFLAEHGHRVGVTVIVVADDSTDTDPTGDDPMPHGYALPADDNDDWRDPWTGNTWTFTPDRAPADLGRILGALTDPATR, via the coding sequence GTGCACCTGACCCGCGGCCAGAACACCGTGCTGCCGACCACCGCTGTGCGGTTCACCGTCGGGGGTGGCCTCCCGGTGGACGTGTCCGCCCTGGTCGTCGACGCGGACCTGCAGGCGCTGTCGTCCGAGTCCTTCGTGTTCTACAACCAGCCGCACACCGGTGGCGTCCGGATGGGGGCGGGCGGCGTCGACATCGACCTCGACGCCGTCCGCCCCGACGCGCATGCGGTGCTGTGCATCGTGAGCGTCGACCCGCTCGCCGCCACCGGCACGGTGTTCACCGCGGTCGTGGCCGCACTGCACGATCGGGCCGGGAGGCTCGTCGCCGGCTTCGACATCGACTGCCGGGCCGGGGAGACCGCGGTGATCTGCTGGGAGCTGTACCGGCGCGCCGGGCAGTGGAAGATCCGGGCCGTCGGCCAGGGCTACGCGGACGGACTCGCCGGCCTGATCACCCGCCACGGCGTCGACGTCGACGACGATCCGGCACCCGCCCCGCAGGCGACGGTCCCGGACACCGGTGCGCCGGGGCCGGTCGAGCCGTTCGACCCGAACCACACCGTCGAACGATTCGGGATGATCCTGGAGGACGCAGCCCGTTCGGCCGGGGCCCTGATCGAGGCCCGCCGCTTCGCCGAAGCCCGGCTCGATCACGAACTGAGCGTCGCCGTCGCCGACCCCGCAGCCCGCACCGGGCCGGCCGCGCAGCAGGCCCGCACCGTCGCGCAGCAGCGGCACGACACCGTCGTCGACGACGCACAGGCGCGGTATCGGCACGACAGCGACCAGCTCGCCGCCGAACTCGATGCGATCGCCCCGCTGCTGCCGCGGTCGTGCGCCGACTGGGCCGCGCCCGCGTGGTCCGCCACCCCCGCGCCGTACGGTCCGGCGAACGGTATCCGCATCGGCGAGCTGTCCGCCCCCGGCTGTGGACCGCTCCGCGTCCCGCTCGTCCTGCCGTTCCCGCTCGGCCGGCCGCTGCGCATCGTCGGCGCGGACACCGCGGCGACTGCGTCCGTCACCGCCGCCGCGATCCTGCGGATCCTGGCCGCCGACCCGGCGGTCGTCCTCGACGTCGTCGACCTGACCGGGCACCTCCGCGCCGTCACCACCGGTGTCGCCCACCGGGTCGGGGCCACGGTCACCCGCCCCGACAGCATCGGCTCGTTCCTCGAATCTGCTGCTGCCGCAGCCGAACTCGCCCTCCTCGACGGTGCCGGTGGGTCCGCAGCGACACCCCGGCTGATCGTGCTCGGCCACTTCCCGTACGGCTACGACCAGCGGCAGCTGCCCGCGATCGCATTCCTCGCCGAACACGGACACCGCGTCGGCGTCACCGTGATCGTCGTCGCCGACGACTCCACGGACACCGACCCCACCGGCGACGATCCGATGCCCCACGGTTACGCCCTGCCCGCCGACGACAACGACGACTGGCGCGACCCCTGGACGGGCAACACGTGGACGTTCACCCCGGACCGGGCCCCGGCCGACCTCGGCCGGATCCTCGGCGCCCTCACCGACCCCGCGACCCGGTAG
- a CDS encoding phosphoribosyltransferase family protein — protein MTATTATTTTEPWATTEFGLTLHDTGADGDRRVTELVRPGLRRNPRRAHLLVSTVLGKHLPTDPGRVRAAADTLADEVVAVLGDAATDAVVLGFAETATGLGHAVAARMRAACYLHSTRRATAGVPVLGGFEEGHSHATSHLLQPTSPELFTGAAPLVLVDDEISTGATAVDAIRALHRIAPRDRYVVASLVDMREAHHRAEIDAAATALGARIDHVALAAGRTELPDGLTTRVTALDPPVLNPVAATAGTVTVVPVGWPADVPDGGRYGILAADSATFAAATAAAAAALEPHLDPGRPVIVIGHEELMYLPLCIAEHLARQGTAVRYQTTTRSPAYVHDDPGYPLRRGFEFHAPEPDGAARRYLYNAAWPEPAAEEQLLLVIDSPADTPELRSPGGLLDVLTAAGHDVVVAVVPATDHHALTAARNARKQS, from the coding sequence ATGACCGCTACGACCGCAACCACGACGACGGAGCCGTGGGCGACCACCGAGTTCGGGCTGACCCTGCACGACACCGGAGCCGACGGCGACCGTCGGGTCACCGAGCTCGTCCGGCCGGGTCTGCGCCGCAACCCGCGTCGCGCGCACCTGCTGGTGTCCACGGTGCTGGGCAAGCATCTGCCCACCGATCCGGGACGGGTCCGGGCGGCAGCGGACACCCTCGCCGACGAGGTGGTCGCCGTTCTCGGGGACGCTGCTACCGATGCGGTCGTCCTCGGCTTCGCCGAGACCGCAACGGGTCTCGGGCACGCGGTCGCCGCCCGCATGCGGGCGGCCTGCTATCTGCACTCCACCCGCCGGGCCACGGCCGGGGTGCCGGTCCTCGGCGGATTCGAGGAAGGGCACTCGCACGCCACGTCGCACCTGCTGCAGCCCACGTCCCCGGAACTGTTCACCGGTGCCGCCCCGTTGGTGCTCGTCGACGACGAGATCTCCACCGGGGCAACGGCCGTCGACGCGATCCGGGCGCTGCACCGGATCGCGCCCCGCGACCGGTACGTGGTCGCGTCGCTCGTCGACATGCGCGAGGCCCACCACCGGGCCGAGATCGACGCTGCCGCCACCGCACTCGGCGCGCGGATCGACCACGTCGCGCTCGCCGCCGGCCGCACCGAACTCCCGGACGGGCTCACCACCCGCGTCACCGCACTCGATCCGCCCGTGCTCAACCCGGTTGCCGCCACCGCCGGAACCGTGACGGTCGTGCCGGTCGGCTGGCCCGCCGACGTGCCCGACGGCGGACGCTACGGCATCCTCGCCGCCGACTCCGCCACGTTCGCCGCCGCCACCGCCGCGGCCGCGGCCGCCCTCGAGCCGCACCTGGACCCGGGGCGGCCGGTGATCGTGATCGGGCACGAGGAACTGATGTATCTGCCGCTGTGCATCGCCGAGCATCTCGCCCGGCAGGGGACGGCGGTCCGATACCAGACCACCACCCGCTCCCCGGCGTACGTCCACGACGATCCCGGCTATCCGCTGCGCCGCGGCTTCGAGTTCCACGCCCCCGAACCGGACGGTGCCGCCCGCCGCTACCTGTACAACGCGGCCTGGCCCGAACCCGCGGCGGAGGAGCAGTTGCTGCTGGTGATCGACAGTCCCGCCGACACCCCCGAACTGCGCAGCCCCGGTGGACTTCTCGACGTCCTCACCGCGGCGGGCCACGACGTCGTCGTCGCCGTCGTCCCCGCCACCGACCACCATGCCCTCACCGCCGCGAGGAACGCGAGGAAGCAGTCATGA
- a CDS encoding HAD family hydrolase yields the protein MIYSRTAAGDGFEAAAPVCVEIYDDAPLSYMTGAAHGLLADLAGRAAVVPTTTRTPAQYGRITLPGGPYRYAVTSNGGAILVDGRPDEQWRRSIDRRVAAAGPPVTAVTEELRTRIDERWVRSLRVADDLFCYLVVDVAAQPAEFVAAWRAWCAPRGWNVSQQGRKIYTMPNAVTKSAALHDVHGRLVADGTLRAGSRVVAAGDGVLDIDLLVHADTAIRPRHGELEDTGWQHPTVTVTTGRGIRAGEEILTWFHQHTAHPETPFPQRMSTCPNS from the coding sequence ATGATCTACTCCCGCACCGCCGCCGGGGACGGGTTCGAGGCCGCCGCACCGGTGTGTGTGGAGATCTACGACGACGCCCCCCTGTCGTACATGACGGGGGCCGCGCACGGACTCCTCGCCGACCTGGCCGGGCGCGCTGCGGTGGTCCCCACCACCACCCGCACCCCCGCCCAGTACGGGCGCATCACCCTGCCGGGCGGCCCGTACCGGTACGCGGTCACCAGCAACGGCGGCGCGATCCTCGTCGACGGCCGGCCGGACGAGCAGTGGCGGCGGAGCATCGACCGGCGTGTCGCCGCCGCCGGCCCCCCGGTCACGGCGGTGACCGAGGAACTCCGCACCCGCATCGACGAGCGGTGGGTGCGCAGTCTGCGGGTCGCCGACGACCTGTTCTGCTACCTGGTCGTCGATGTCGCCGCCCAGCCCGCCGAGTTCGTCGCCGCGTGGCGGGCCTGGTGCGCGCCGCGCGGCTGGAACGTGTCCCAGCAGGGCCGCAAGATCTACACGATGCCGAACGCGGTCACCAAGAGTGCTGCCCTGCACGACGTCCACGGACGCCTCGTCGCCGACGGCACCCTGCGGGCCGGCAGCCGGGTCGTCGCCGCCGGGGACGGTGTCCTCGACATCGATCTGCTCGTCCACGCCGACACCGCGATCCGCCCCCGGCACGGTGAACTCGAGGACACCGGCTGGCAGCATCCGACCGTCACGGTCACCACCGGCCGGGGTATCCGCGCCGGCGAAGAAATCCTCACCTGGTTCCATCAGCACACCGCTCACCCAGAAACACCGTTCCCGCAAAGGATGTCGACGTGTCCCAACAGCTGA